The Narcine bancroftii isolate sNarBan1 chromosome 11, sNarBan1.hap1, whole genome shotgun sequence genome has a window encoding:
- the igf1 gene encoding insulin-like growth factor I isoform X1, translated as MGLTSYPSVFYLMLCTLTLSGAEASPETLCGAELVDALQFVCGDRGFYFNKPTGYRSSVRRPHRGIVDECCFQSCDLKLLEMYCAKPQRLDGSVQILRHTEKGQRMLHDLLLSLSSFSLCPQGFLPSTCPSQLIGCQHLT; from the exons ATGGGCCTGACCTCCTACCCCTCAGTGTTCTACCTGATGCTGTGTACTCTCACTCTGAGTGGGGCAGAAGCCAGTCCCGAAACACTCTGTGGGGCCGAACTAGTGGATGCCCTGCAGTTCGTCTGTGGTGACCGAGGCTTCTACTTTA ACAAACCCACGGGCTACCGGTCCAGTGTGAGGAGGCCACATCGAGGCATCGTGGATGAATGCTGCTTCCAGAGCTGTGACCTGAAGTTGTTGGAGATGTACTGTGCAAAGCCCCAACGTCTGGATGGTTCCGTACAAATCCTGCGTCACACTGAGAAAGGACAGAGG atgctgcatgacttgctgctgagtctctccagtttCTCACTGTGTCCCCAAGGTTTTTTGCCTTCCACTTGTCCGTCTCAGTTGATTGGTTGCCAACACCTAACTTGA
- the igf1 gene encoding insulin-like growth factor I isoform X2, whose translation MGLTSYPSVFYLMLCTLTLSGAEASPETLCGAELVDALQFVCGDRGFYFNKPTGYRSSVRRPHRGIVDECCFQSCDLKLLEMYCAKPQRLDGSVQILRHTEKGQRENNWKNPNRSNASAVNRNYRI comes from the exons ATGGGCCTGACCTCCTACCCCTCAGTGTTCTACCTGATGCTGTGTACTCTCACTCTGAGTGGGGCAGAAGCCAGTCCCGAAACACTCTGTGGGGCCGAACTAGTGGATGCCCTGCAGTTCGTCTGTGGTGACCGAGGCTTCTACTTTA ACAAACCCACGGGCTACCGGTCCAGTGTGAGGAGGCCACATCGAGGCATCGTGGATGAATGCTGCTTCCAGAGCTGTGACCTGAAGTTGTTGGAGATGTACTGTGCAAAGCCCCAACGTCTGGATGGTTCCGTACAAATCCTGCGTCACACTGAGAAAGGACAGAGG GAGAACAACTGGAAAAACCCCAACCGATCCAATGCCAGCGCTGTCAACAGGAACTACCGCATTTGA